DNA from Candidatus Hydrogenedentota bacterium:
CGCCATCACGGGCAGTGAATCTCAGGGCGTCATGCGCTCTCTGCTGCGCGTTTTCGAGCTGACGGGCGACAAGAAGTACCTCGAACCCATCCCAAGGGCTCTGGCCTACTATCGCGCCTCGGTGTTGCCCGATGGCCAGCTCGCGCGCTTCTACGAATTACAGACCAACACCCCCCTGTACTTCACGAAGGACTACCAGATTACTTATAGTGACGCCGACATGCCCACGCACTACGGCTTCAAGACCAGCAACGGCCTCGACCAGATCGAAGCGGAATATCAGCGCCTCGCCGCGATGCCGGCGGACGCCTGGACGCCGGTGCGACTTGTGCAGCCCGCAGTTGCCCCGCCCGCTTCCGACAAACTGGCGAACTCCGCAGCAGCCATCGTAAAGGAGCAAAACGAGGTTGGCGCCTGGGTCGAACCCGCAAAGGCCAACATTCAGGGAAAAATGGCGGAAGGCATCCCCGCGCTCTACACCGACACCTACACGCGGAACATACTCACCCTGGCGCGGTTTATCGCGGCGAAGTGATCTGGAGGTTTCGAAACCAAAATGTACTTTGCCCGCACGCATGTCTCGTGAGTACGAGAAAGTACTTATCTCGGTTCCAGGGACGGCAGGGACTTCAGGGACATCGGGAGAGCAAGATACCTGCCGTCTCTGATGTCCCTGTTGTCCCTGCGACCTGTTACATGAGCCTTCATTCGTTTGGGGCTCTTTTCTATCGAGGCCACAGTTCACCTTGTCGGCCGGATCAACCATAGATGCACCAGCCACCCCGACATCTCTTCCTCAACGGCCCCATCGGCACGGCCCTGCTGCGCCTCGCCATCCCCATTATGGCGGGGAACGTGCTCCAGTCGGGCTATCAGCTCACCGATGCTTTCTGGGTCGGTCGCCTCGGGGCCGATGCCGTCGCCGCCGTATCGATCAGTTCGCCCGTCACCTTCCTCGTCATCGCCATCGGCGCGGGCCTGGGCATGGCCGGGGCCACCCTCTCCGCCCAATACATGGGCGCGGGACGCCCCGAAATGGTCAACCACGTCGCCGCCCAGACCATGATGATGGTCACCTTCACCTCCATCGTCCTCGGCGGCACCGGCTACCTCCTCGCGCCCCACTTCCTGGGCCTCCTCGGCGTCACCCCGGCGGTCTACGACAACGCCCTCAGCTTCATGCGCGTTTCCTTCATCAGCGTCATCTTCGTCTTCCTCTACAACATCTTCCAGGCACTCATGCGCGGCGTGGGCCAGACCAGAGTGCCCCTCATGATCGTCTCCGGCACCGTCCTCCTCAATTTCCTTCTCGATCCCCTCTATATCTTCGGCTGGGGCCCGATCCCCGCCCAGGGCGTGCGCGGTGCGGCCATGGCCACCCTCACCACCCAGGCCCTCGCCGCCGCACTCGGCATCCTCATCTTCCTGCGCGGACAGCACGGCATCCACCTGCGCCTTCGCAACTTCACGCCCGACTTCGCCTACATCAAGCGCGCTTTCCTCCTCGGCTTCCCCGGCTCCGTCGAATTGTCCACCCGGGGCCTCGGCGCCATCGTCATGTCCTTTCTCGTCACCAGTTTCGGCACCACCACCATCGCGGCCTACGGCATCGGCATCAACGTTCTGA
Protein-coding regions in this window:
- a CDS encoding MATE family efflux transporter produces the protein MHQPPRHLFLNGPIGTALLRLAIPIMAGNVLQSGYQLTDAFWVGRLGADAVAAVSISSPVTFLVIAIGAGLGMAGATLSAQYMGAGRPEMVNHVAAQTMMMVTFTSIVLGGTGYLLAPHFLGLLGVTPAVYDNALSFMRVSFISVIFVFLYNIFQALMRGVGQTRVPLMIVSGTVLLNFLLDPLYIFGWGPIPAQGVRGAAMATLTTQALAAALGILIFLRGQHGIHLRLRNFTPDFAYIKRAFLLGFPGSVELSTRGLGAIVMSFLVTSFGTTTIAAYGIGINVLNFITIPAMGLSMAVSTLVGQNIGAGNLPRAARISRLGAVSGFVVLTLVGCAAWVAAPLIVAFFVPTDPEVIQHGARFIRIMCLAWGGIGVQLCIVATFRASGNMLIAMVIALVAQWMFQFPLAYVLSKHTALHAEGLWWAFPITNIFAATVSVCWFANGSWKKTRLTEEDKEVVKVAEELIAEEGIR